TTTATAGGCAACAACACTTGCAAGCACTCCGGCAGCAAGCCCGATTCCAAGATAACCGATATTTTCTGTAGCAATATAAATAAGCGCCAGATAAATAATAAAGAAAATAAGCGCACTTCCCAGGTCTTTGGATAAAACAAGAATTATCACATGCGCCGCCGATATAACAGAGAGCATAAAAAGATCAAACAAACCTTCTGCCTGGTATAGCGCCGCAGAAAGATAAAACAGGAATACTATCTTGACAACCTCAGATGGCTGAAAGGATATTCCCGATACAGAGAAGCTGATCTTAGAGCCATTAATAGTAGCTCCAAGTATCAGAACTATTCCAATTGCTACAATGCCCACGCCAGCGTAAATCCATGTATATTTCTTTAGAAAATCGAACCTGAATATCAGTTCCGGCACAAAGAATCCGACAATAAAAGAAGCTGTGATAATAAAAAACTGTTTAACCGCCTTATCATAAGACAATCTGGTAAGGATGATCATGCCTATCATCAAAAGCATCACGCAGTTATTGATTATCAGCTTGTTACCGTCCGGATATATCAGATAAAAAAGAGTGATCACAGCCACAAACACTATTATCTGAAAGGCAAAAAAGAATGCATACCTGACCTTCCCCGTTCTTGCCAGTATCTGTATAAAGCAGGCTATCTGTACAGCAAACATACAGATTATCTGTCTGATATATAGCCCCTTTCTCTTTTCCTCATTTTTCCTTGTAAAAGCAAGAAAAGCTTCAAGCGTATACAGGAAAAGAAAAAGAGTGATCACATATTTAGAAATCTCAGTCACATATAATTCCATTAGTCTATTCTACTTCGCGCTTAAAGTGACCTGTTGTATACCCTTTTTGCTCAATAGCTTCAAAAGCTGATTTATCCCCATGCAAAAAGGCCCCAAGAACCAAAGCACTCTCCTCCATACTTTCCGTTGTAAGGTCAATCCTGAAATGATCGAACAACTCTGTATTTCTAATACTGTCTAACTTTTTGTGAAGTGATGTGGGATGTGCATTCCATATCACGTTA
The sequence above is a segment of the Butyrivibrio proteoclasticus B316 genome. Coding sequences within it:
- a CDS encoding FtsW/RodA/SpoVE family cell cycle protein is translated as MELYVTEISKYVITLFLFLYTLEAFLAFTRKNEEKRKGLYIRQIICMFAVQIACFIQILARTGKVRYAFFFAFQIIVFVAVITLFYLIYPDGNKLIINNCVMLLMIGMIILTRLSYDKAVKQFFIITASFIVGFFVPELIFRFDFLKKYTWIYAGVGIVAIGIVLILGATINGSKISFSVSGISFQPSEVVKIVFLFYLSAALYQAEGLFDLFMLSVISAAHVIILVLSKDLGSALIFFIIYLALIYIATENIGYLGIGLAAGVLASVVAYKLFGHIQVRVQAFIDPFSDIERSGYQLSQSLFGISSGCWFGLGLYGGSPRSIPYVEQDFIFSAIAEELGLIFAVLMVLICVSTFIMLLQEGYYLRDKFYRLIISGTAVAYIFQTFLTIGGGAKFIPLTGVTLPLVSYGGTSVLVTIVMIMIAEGICMIRQEEIYEARELRRRKLEAKKRGRKQGYETDRN